A single window of Undibacterium sp. 5I1 DNA harbors:
- a CDS encoding dienelactone hydrolase produces the protein MLKYGLVGFMLLSCLALDVSAEDNHIDTIRSDAPELARYGKFSIGVKTLNLTNPHQLDIVRAKPGLPTPYYDRPVTVEVWYPAKLEKDQPSSGDLRVITRDGKTEVSLHGKAVRNAAPDQAGGPYPLLIVSHGYPGNRFLLSHLAENLSSKGYVVASIDHADSTYGDQGAFGSTLLNRSLDQLFVLNAMAKLNRDSTDSLKGMINADMTGLIGYSMGGYGALNTIGAGVTAASVGFSWGTPNGALAVRQSGNADYIASIDPRIKVAIVFAPWGWNAGFWDASGLAGIKIPVFFVAGSADDVSGYSPGVRNLFEGSVNAPRYLLTYENANHNAGAPIPAPKETWSPVPNLKFIPAEHYIDAVWDNARMNNIAQHFSTAFLGKYLKKESGMDSYLNLVENAKDGKWSVEPNGTFKTDHTYWKGFPARSAVGLRLEQRAPDGTK, from the coding sequence ATGCTGAAATATGGCTTAGTTGGATTTATGTTGTTGTCGTGCCTGGCATTGGATGTCAGTGCTGAAGATAATCATATCGATACGATCCGTTCTGATGCGCCAGAGCTTGCTCGGTACGGCAAGTTTTCTATCGGGGTGAAGACGTTGAATCTCACCAATCCACACCAATTGGATATCGTCCGTGCCAAGCCAGGATTGCCGACACCGTATTACGATCGGCCAGTGACAGTAGAAGTCTGGTATCCCGCCAAACTTGAAAAAGACCAACCCAGCTCAGGTGACTTACGTGTCATCACTCGTGATGGCAAAACGGAAGTGAGCTTGCATGGCAAAGCCGTGCGCAATGCGGCACCAGATCAGGCTGGCGGTCCTTATCCTCTCTTGATTGTGTCGCATGGCTATCCGGGCAATCGTTTCCTACTCAGTCACTTAGCAGAAAATTTATCAAGTAAAGGTTATGTCGTTGCATCGATTGATCATGCTGATAGTACCTACGGTGACCAGGGCGCATTTGGCAGCACGCTCTTGAACCGGTCACTGGATCAGTTGTTCGTACTCAATGCGATGGCAAAACTCAATCGTGACTCAACCGATTCGCTTAAAGGCATGATCAATGCGGATATGACCGGATTGATCGGTTATTCCATGGGAGGATATGGCGCGTTGAACACGATTGGCGCTGGCGTTACGGCTGCGAGCGTCGGTTTTTCTTGGGGAACACCGAACGGTGCTTTAGCGGTGCGTCAATCAGGTAACGCCGACTATATCGCTTCAATCGATCCCCGCATTAAAGTAGCGATCGTGTTTGCACCTTGGGGTTGGAATGCTGGTTTTTGGGATGCATCAGGATTGGCAGGGATCAAAATTCCGGTATTTTTTGTTGCTGGTAGCGCGGATGACGTGTCTGGCTATTCACCAGGAGTGAGAAATCTTTTTGAGGGAAGCGTCAATGCGCCTCGCTATTTACTTACCTATGAAAACGCCAATCATAACGCTGGTGCGCCCATACCTGCACCCAAAGAAACCTGGTCGCCAGTACCCAATCTTAAATTTATTCCAGCAGAACATTACATTGATGCCGTTTGGGATAACGCCCGGATGAATAATATTGCGCAGCATTTCAGCACCGCATTTTTGGGAAAATATTTAAAAAAAGAATCCGGCATGGACTCTTACCTGAATCTAGTGGAGAACGCCAAAGATGGTAAATGGTCAGTTGAGCCGAATGGCACGTTCAAAACTGATCACACGTATTGGAAGGGTTTTCCGGCGCGTAGCGCGGTTGGTCTGCGTCTTGAACAACGCGCGCCTGACGGAACCAAATAG
- a CDS encoding methyl-accepting chemotaxis protein yields the protein MASLSLRNKLIAICVSIVMLGMFSIVLANFFTTKSRMLESLNSQMAQLSQNNATTIAEWVRSQKTVVSSIKLAVDAPDPIPALKAAQQAGGFDLSYIGYADKHHAFSEQRTRAADYDPTARPWYIKAAQINGPVVTSPYTSASTAKLLVTFAEAIGSPGQVSAVVASDVLLDSVVSNVKAIKPTPNSFAFLVDKTKGNIIAHPNQDLMLKPLADMDPSLSVKRLDEINTSKGSSEVSFGGRQDLLYVTQIAGTDWLLAIALDKSEATQVLSALLVSSAVTAIVLTVLAVLLLTVLVSQSLKRMALVRDAMTEIASGDGDLTRRLDTEGGDELAQISNAFNRFVDKIESVLIEIRTASESVKGASGEIAAGNADLSSRTEAQAGSLEETASTMEELTSTVKINAENAHQANKLAVSASDVAASGGKVVARVVETMGSIKDSSRKVVDIIGVIDGIAFQTNILALNAAVEAARAGEQGRGFAVVASEVRNLAQRSAGAAKEIKALIGDSVDKVDVGSALVDEAGKTMQEIVSSIQRVADIMNEITAASQEQSTGIEEVNGAITHMDDMTQQNAALVEQAAAAAQSLQEQAVNLSKTVAVFKLGSNEVVKRVETQSKLNSNKSKQQLLIK from the coding sequence ATGGCTTCTTTATCTCTGCGTAACAAGCTCATTGCTATTTGCGTTTCTATCGTGATGCTGGGGATGTTTTCTATCGTTCTGGCTAATTTCTTCACTACCAAGTCGCGCATGTTGGAGTCGTTGAATAGTCAGATGGCTCAGCTCTCGCAGAATAATGCGACAACGATTGCAGAGTGGGTCAGGTCACAAAAAACAGTCGTCTCCTCGATCAAGCTCGCAGTCGATGCTCCCGATCCTATTCCTGCCTTGAAAGCCGCACAACAGGCTGGTGGTTTTGATCTTTCCTATATCGGCTATGCCGATAAACATCATGCTTTTTCGGAGCAACGGACTCGCGCTGCAGACTACGATCCGACTGCCCGTCCGTGGTACATCAAGGCCGCTCAGATCAACGGTCCTGTTGTGACATCTCCTTATACCAGCGCTAGCACCGCTAAATTATTGGTGACTTTTGCCGAGGCAATCGGATCGCCAGGTCAAGTATCCGCCGTCGTGGCATCGGACGTATTGCTAGATTCGGTTGTCAGCAATGTGAAGGCAATTAAGCCGACGCCAAATAGTTTTGCGTTCTTGGTTGATAAGACTAAAGGCAATATCATCGCCCATCCTAACCAGGACTTGATGCTAAAACCCTTGGCAGACATGGATCCTTCACTATCGGTCAAACGTCTGGATGAAATCAATACATCAAAAGGAAGTAGTGAAGTCAGTTTTGGCGGTCGTCAGGATCTATTATATGTAACGCAGATCGCGGGCACCGATTGGTTGCTGGCGATTGCGCTGGATAAGTCCGAGGCGACACAGGTACTGAGCGCATTGCTGGTTTCTTCTGCAGTAACAGCGATTGTATTGACCGTATTAGCGGTGTTGCTGTTGACCGTCTTGGTGTCCCAATCACTCAAACGAATGGCGTTGGTGCGCGACGCAATGACTGAGATAGCCTCGGGTGATGGCGATTTGACTCGCCGTCTTGATACCGAAGGAGGGGATGAACTGGCGCAAATTTCAAATGCGTTCAACCGTTTTGTTGATAAGATCGAATCGGTCTTAATCGAGATACGGACGGCCAGTGAATCAGTCAAAGGCGCATCAGGCGAGATTGCTGCTGGCAATGCCGATTTGTCTTCGCGTACCGAAGCGCAGGCCGGCTCATTGGAAGAAACCGCCAGCACGATGGAAGAGTTGACCTCAACAGTCAAAATCAATGCCGAGAATGCCCATCAAGCAAATAAACTTGCCGTATCTGCCTCAGATGTTGCTGCCTCTGGTGGTAAGGTCGTGGCGCGCGTCGTGGAGACCATGGGTTCTATTAAAGATAGCTCACGTAAGGTTGTCGATATTATTGGCGTCATTGATGGCATTGCGTTTCAAACCAATATTCTGGCGCTGAATGCTGCGGTTGAAGCGGCTCGTGCCGGTGAACAGGGGCGTGGCTTTGCGGTAGTCGCGTCCGAGGTGCGCAATCTGGCACAACGATCTGCCGGTGCAGCAAAAGAAATCAAAGCGTTGATTGGCGATTCGGTGGATAAGGTGGATGTCGGAAGTGCGCTGGTGGATGAAGCTGGCAAAACGATGCAAGAGATTGTGTCGTCTATTCAACGCGTGGCTGACATCATGAACGAGATTACCGCAGCTAGCCAAGAGCAAAGCACCGGCATTGAAGAGGTTAACGGTGCGATCACCCATATGGACGATATGACGCAGCAAAATGCCGCCTTGGTAGAGCAAGCGGCGGCGGCGGCACAGAGTCTGCAAGAGCAGGCGGTCAATTTATCGAAAACAGTTGCCGTTTTTAAGCTGGGTAGCAATGAGGTTGTAAAACGTGTGGAAACACAGAGTAAATTAAATAGTAATAAAAGCAAGCAACAGCTGCTGATCAAGTAG
- a CDS encoding tannase/feruloyl esterase family alpha/beta hydrolase — protein sequence MNMKLRPDRKVLLVSLMLLSAGIAGCGEMQPRASDSGAPVVIAKPISCAELGAMTVLPKSISLPTTGAVITSVMTIAAAGSGATAVGEYCKVIGAINPVDSTAPQIKFQLNLPTAWNNKAMMFGGGGYNGTIATGLGNVPAGPVDKLLPLGRGYATYGSDSGHQAYANGSRDGTFGANDEALKNFSSDALKKTHDVATYLIQQRYGVAPAKTYFAGGSTGGREALIAVTNWPKDFDGAIVLYPAWNAASLDLQFGRITRELAKPGAYSNRVKRKVLYDAAMAACDNLDGVADGLISNIAACNVTFNPAVVRCVGGADTGDTCLSDAQIAAFNVVNTPLTLNYRLATGETQYPGFNTWGTDFGIPNKSPLQPTVLTLAYGTEQPANPMPLVTASTSPPYGSTFWDQWVKYFVTRDASFNSLLFDPQNPGAYQSRVIALTTIQDVTQFDLSAFRARGGKILMAHGMADALVSTRATEQYYEHVKQVMGTTKVDSFMRYYEIPGYGHAVSSVFNASWDSLTTLENWVEHNTPPSPQIVADSAGVPGRTRPLCEYPSWPKYAGQGDMNLATNYVCSVK from the coding sequence ATGAACATGAAATTGCGACCTGATCGAAAGGTATTACTTGTTTCGCTAATGTTGCTTAGTGCTGGCATCGCCGGTTGTGGAGAAATGCAACCGCGTGCATCAGATTCTGGTGCTCCGGTTGTTATCGCCAAGCCGATCAGCTGCGCAGAATTGGGCGCGATGACAGTTTTACCCAAATCGATCTCGTTGCCAACAACGGGGGCCGTGATCACCAGTGTGATGACGATTGCGGCAGCCGGTTCCGGTGCAACGGCAGTTGGCGAATATTGTAAAGTCATCGGCGCGATTAATCCGGTGGATTCCACTGCACCACAGATTAAATTTCAGTTAAATCTGCCGACGGCCTGGAACAACAAGGCCATGATGTTTGGTGGTGGGGGCTATAACGGCACTATTGCTACAGGTCTCGGTAATGTGCCAGCGGGACCAGTAGATAAATTGTTGCCCTTAGGACGTGGCTATGCAACATATGGCAGTGACTCTGGTCATCAAGCGTATGCGAATGGAAGTCGTGATGGCACGTTTGGAGCCAATGACGAGGCGTTAAAGAATTTCTCCAGCGATGCACTGAAAAAAACGCACGATGTTGCAACCTACTTAATTCAACAACGATACGGGGTGGCACCAGCAAAAACGTATTTTGCTGGTGGATCTACCGGTGGTCGAGAAGCACTCATCGCCGTAACCAATTGGCCTAAAGACTTTGATGGTGCGATTGTTCTGTATCCCGCCTGGAATGCTGCGAGTCTAGATTTGCAGTTTGGGCGTATCACCCGAGAGCTCGCCAAGCCTGGCGCCTATTCCAATCGAGTCAAACGGAAAGTGCTGTATGACGCTGCGATGGCAGCTTGCGATAATCTGGACGGGGTTGCTGACGGCTTGATTAGCAATATCGCCGCTTGTAACGTGACGTTTAATCCTGCGGTCGTGCGTTGCGTCGGAGGCGCTGATACGGGCGACACTTGCTTATCGGATGCGCAGATCGCCGCATTTAATGTTGTCAATACTCCGCTGACACTGAATTACAGATTGGCAACAGGCGAAACACAGTACCCTGGCTTTAATACTTGGGGCACAGACTTCGGCATACCTAACAAAAGTCCGCTACAACCGACCGTCCTGACCTTAGCCTATGGTACCGAGCAACCTGCCAACCCTATGCCGCTAGTGACCGCCAGCACAAGCCCACCTTACGGAAGTACCTTCTGGGATCAATGGGTGAAGTATTTCGTCACTCGTGACGCTAGTTTTAACAGCTTGCTATTCGATCCGCAAAATCCGGGCGCTTACCAGTCACGCGTGATCGCACTAACTACAATTCAAGATGTGACTCAATTTGATCTCTCGGCATTTAGAGCTAGGGGCGGAAAAATATTGATGGCACATGGGATGGCAGACGCATTAGTTAGCACCAGAGCCACCGAGCAATACTATGAGCATGTGAAACAAGTCATGGGTACAACAAAGGTCGATAGCTTCATGCGTTATTACGAAATTCCAGGTTATGGTCATGCTGTCAGTAGTGTCTTCAATGCCTCATGGGATTCATTAACCACACTGGAGAACTGGGTTGAACACAACACACCACCATCACCGCAAATAGTCGCTGACAGTGCCGGCGTACCGGGCCGTACCCGGCCCTTGTGCGAGTATCCCAGCTGGCCAAAATATGCAGGGCAGGGTGATATGAATTTGGCGACAAACTATGTTTGTTCGGTCAAGTAG
- a CDS encoding DUF4404 family protein: MDKQNLKDLLKQLHEGLQEGAGTAGQEGTQVVDTADVELRSLLKELSNDIHHVLDKDDSPDDPVFAALSERSQELSAKFAAQHPKLEPVLRELGGMLEKIGI, from the coding sequence ATGGACAAACAAAACCTGAAAGATTTGCTGAAGCAATTACACGAAGGTTTGCAAGAAGGTGCAGGAACGGCCGGGCAAGAGGGCACACAAGTAGTGGATACGGCAGATGTCGAACTGAGATCGTTGTTAAAAGAACTCAGTAATGATATTCATCATGTTTTAGATAAAGATGACAGCCCGGACGATCCGGTCTTTGCCGCCTTAAGCGAAAGATCGCAAGAACTATCAGCAAAATTTGCAGCGCAACATCCTAAGCTGGAACCAGTCTTACGTGAGCTTGGTGGTATGTTAGAGAAAATTGGGATTTGA
- a CDS encoding MBL fold metallo-hydrolase — MKTTARVNRLISSGLLVALFCYVGLAVPAVAAEATVKVTPLGSHDGEFCAADRALIFEDPDGTRILYDAGRTVRGGTDVRLGKIDGVLLSHVHGDHLGDIHQATANAGSCSAPDFSVKSIPSSVMEEVVLNKKAKLFVGGEMASFFSRRIKEAGGTTDLVQLVRFGGQSKIGGIKIASVTAAHSNGLDSKFLAAPLSETLSTNGLTAYVGPAGGYVLTFSNGLVVYLSGDTGIIADQEAVVRRFYKAKLAVLNIGGTFSTGPQEAAYVINDLVKPNAVIASHANEAATKDGKLIEGSKTMEFRTAVKVPTYIPLSGKTMEFDKDAKCVAGC, encoded by the coding sequence ATGAAAACTACAGCACGAGTAAATAGGTTAATTTCCTCTGGCTTGTTAGTCGCCTTATTTTGTTATGTGGGACTCGCTGTACCTGCTGTCGCAGCAGAAGCTACGGTGAAAGTGACGCCCTTAGGTAGCCACGACGGTGAGTTTTGTGCAGCTGACCGTGCCTTGATTTTTGAAGATCCCGACGGCACTCGCATTCTTTATGACGCCGGTCGGACCGTACGAGGTGGAACCGATGTGCGACTTGGCAAAATTGATGGTGTTCTTCTGAGTCATGTACATGGCGATCATCTCGGCGACATCCATCAGGCGACTGCGAATGCTGGATCATGCTCTGCGCCTGATTTTTCTGTGAAAAGTATTCCTTCGTCGGTGATGGAAGAGGTAGTCTTGAACAAAAAGGCCAAACTATTCGTCGGCGGTGAGATGGCCAGTTTTTTCTCACGCAGAATTAAAGAAGCAGGAGGGACTACCGATCTTGTCCAGCTGGTCCGGTTTGGTGGACAGAGCAAAATCGGTGGTATTAAGATTGCCAGTGTGACTGCGGCGCATTCCAACGGACTGGATTCTAAATTTCTGGCAGCGCCACTTTCAGAAACGCTGTCGACTAACGGTCTGACCGCATATGTCGGCCCGGCTGGCGGCTATGTGCTGACATTTTCGAACGGTTTAGTTGTCTACCTCTCTGGCGATACCGGCATCATTGCAGATCAGGAGGCCGTTGTGCGACGCTTTTATAAAGCCAAGCTGGCAGTGTTGAATATTGGCGGTACGTTTTCAACCGGGCCACAAGAGGCAGCCTACGTAATTAATGATCTGGTGAAACCGAATGCGGTGATCGCATCACACGCAAATGAGGCAGCGACTAAGGACGGAAAATTAATCGAGGGTAGCAAAACCATGGAATTTAGAACTGCGGTAAAAGTGCCAACCTACATTCCTTTAAGTGGCAAAACTATGGAGTTTGATAAAGACGCTAAATGTGTTGCAGGTTGCTAA
- a CDS encoding TonB-dependent receptor gives MSHHSRNFRNFRYTPLYLILLQAFASNAFAQETQNEPINVTIFGQGKTRQVQDITKDDLMKVLPGTSPLKTLDKLPGVSFQSADPFGAYEWSTRFSVRGFNQNQMGFTLDNVPLGDMSYGNNNGLHISRAISSENIGRVTLSQGAGAVGTASTSNLGGTVQFFSSDPTNDMGFTAAQTVGSDSTYRTFARVDTGLLSTGTKAYFSVTRQRADKWKGAGPQDQDQFNSKLVHVFGENKLTAFFNYSDRRETDYQDMSIEMVKRLGYNWDNYQPDWQRAVNAAKGIFTGGVNSLDDAYYLGSGLRKDYLFGATMDNKLGDSTYLKTTVYHHSNEGQGHWYTPYTPSTNGIPISIRTTEYSISRDGLISDITWDVGQHSVNAGFWGERSLHTLTRNFYNVSGPQDTNYFLSNPTSTGFKQDFTTTTTQFYAQDTVSLMADQLKLNFGFKTPKVTIDSTSLIGTRAAGQIVAKKTFLPQLGLSYSLNKNDELFTSLSQNMRAYQPGVNGPFSQTQTAFNLSSATIKPETSTTLDLGYRFKRDNLVGSVAAYYANFDDRLLQVATCAGIVGCPSTFVNVGKVQTSGVEAAAMWTLMKDWSWFNSLTYNNSQYKSNYLDNGKVVNIEGKQVVDSPKVMFKTEVSYENPVWFTRLGGKFTDKRFYTYTNDAQVPSYVIMNLSAGYKQKNFMGLKDFSIQVNVENLLDKQYFSTIGSNGFTTSDPTGTFQTLLTGAPRQLFVTISGRL, from the coding sequence GTGTCACACCATTCTCGGAATTTTCGTAATTTTCGATATACCCCTCTTTATCTGATTTTATTGCAAGCGTTTGCGAGCAACGCATTTGCCCAAGAAACGCAAAATGAGCCCATCAATGTGACGATTTTTGGTCAGGGTAAAACACGTCAAGTACAAGACATCACCAAAGATGATTTGATGAAGGTCTTGCCGGGAACGAGCCCGTTAAAGACGTTGGACAAATTGCCGGGCGTCTCATTCCAGTCTGCCGATCCGTTTGGCGCGTATGAATGGTCGACCCGTTTCAGCGTACGTGGATTCAATCAGAATCAAATGGGATTTACCTTAGACAATGTGCCATTGGGTGACATGAGCTACGGCAATAACAACGGCCTTCATATTAGCCGTGCGATTTCTTCTGAAAATATCGGTAGAGTGACGTTGTCTCAAGGTGCTGGTGCCGTAGGCACAGCATCAACTAGTAACTTAGGCGGCACGGTTCAATTCTTCTCGTCTGACCCGACGAACGATATGGGTTTTACTGCAGCGCAAACAGTTGGCAGTGACAGCACCTACCGCACCTTTGCACGTGTTGATACCGGTCTGTTATCTACTGGTACCAAAGCGTATTTTAGCGTTACACGTCAACGTGCAGACAAATGGAAAGGCGCGGGTCCGCAAGATCAGGATCAATTCAATTCAAAACTGGTTCATGTTTTTGGCGAGAATAAACTAACGGCTTTTTTTAATTATTCTGATCGTCGCGAGACTGACTATCAAGATATGTCCATAGAAATGGTTAAGCGTCTTGGCTATAATTGGGACAACTATCAACCTGATTGGCAACGAGCCGTCAACGCGGCAAAAGGGATCTTTACCGGCGGTGTAAATAGTCTGGACGATGCGTATTATCTGGGTAGCGGTCTGCGTAAAGATTATTTATTTGGTGCTACGATGGACAATAAGTTAGGTGATTCGACTTATTTAAAAACGACGGTTTACCATCATAGTAACGAGGGACAAGGCCATTGGTACACACCCTACACGCCTTCTACTAACGGTATCCCTATTTCGATTCGCACGACCGAATACTCGATTAGTCGCGATGGATTGATCTCTGATATCACTTGGGACGTCGGCCAACATTCAGTGAATGCTGGTTTTTGGGGCGAGCGTAGTCTGCATACTTTGACCAGAAATTTTTATAACGTCAGCGGACCGCAAGATACGAATTATTTCTTAAGTAATCCGACCAGCACTGGATTCAAACAAGACTTTACGACGACCACGACCCAGTTCTATGCGCAAGACACGGTCTCTTTAATGGCCGATCAATTAAAGCTGAACTTTGGTTTTAAAACACCGAAAGTCACGATTGATTCGACTAGTCTAATCGGTACACGTGCGGCAGGTCAAATTGTAGCGAAAAAGACGTTTTTACCGCAATTGGGCTTGAGCTACTCGCTGAATAAAAATGACGAGCTGTTCACTAGCTTGTCTCAAAATATGCGCGCTTACCAACCGGGCGTTAACGGTCCTTTCTCACAAACTCAAACTGCGTTTAATTTAAGCTCTGCAACGATTAAACCAGAGACTTCAACTACGCTTGATCTGGGTTATCGCTTTAAACGCGACAATCTGGTCGGCTCTGTCGCTGCTTATTACGCTAACTTTGATGACCGTCTGTTGCAGGTGGCAACTTGTGCAGGAATTGTCGGTTGCCCTAGCACCTTCGTCAACGTCGGTAAAGTTCAGACTAGCGGTGTAGAAGCTGCGGCGATGTGGACTTTGATGAAAGATTGGTCATGGTTTAACTCTCTGACGTACAACAATTCGCAATATAAATCTAACTATCTGGACAACGGAAAAGTCGTCAATATCGAAGGTAAGCAAGTCGTTGACTCACCAAAAGTGATGTTTAAGACAGAAGTCTCATATGAAAATCCAGTTTGGTTCACGCGACTGGGAGGTAAATTTACAGACAAGCGCTTCTATACCTACACCAATGATGCACAGGTTCCTTCTTACGTGATCATGAATTTGTCTGCGGGTTACAAACAAAAGAACTTTATGGGTCTGAAAGATTTCTCTATCCAAGTGAATGTGGAGAATTTATTGGACAAGCAATATTTCAGTACGATTGGCTCGAATGGATTTACTACCTCTGATCCAACCGGTACTTTCCAGACCTTGCTGACTGGTGCTCCACGTCAATTGTTTGTGACGATCAGCGGACGTCTGTAA
- a CDS encoding multidrug efflux SMR transporter — protein sequence MNPWLLLMLTILSEVIATINLRLSDGFTKIIPSSIVVVGYGLAFWGLSVVMRRLEIGIAYAVWSGVGTVATSILGVFLFNEGVSIPKIIGILLIISGVVLLHSGTSN from the coding sequence TTGAATCCCTGGCTCTTACTCATGTTGACCATTTTGAGCGAAGTCATCGCGACAATTAATTTACGTTTGTCCGATGGTTTTACTAAAATCATTCCGTCCTCGATTGTCGTCGTTGGCTATGGACTCGCGTTTTGGGGATTGTCGGTTGTGATGCGTCGATTGGAAATTGGCATCGCTTATGCCGTCTGGTCTGGAGTAGGGACGGTAGCGACATCTATTTTAGGTGTGTTCTTATTTAATGAAGGTGTCAGTATTCCAAAGATCATTGGCATACTCCTTATCATCTCTGGCGTCGTATTACTCCACTCTGGCACGAGTAATTAA
- a CDS encoding VTT domain-containing protein, which translates to MNFTQLSDLVLHFDHYLGAISDQYGALVYGVIFAIVFLEMAVLPLFFLPGDPLLFISGTFCATGTLHAGVLIPLLFIAAVTGSTINYWIGHAIGQKVFAKNYKWLNRSALQKTHTFYENHGGVTFIMSPFIAVVRTFAPFIAGVSNMTFSKFQLFNIAGAAIWVISLVLGGYFFGNIPLIHNHLNAIVLLGVGAGVGSLVIGGLWKFIKNNGSVT; encoded by the coding sequence ATGAACTTCACGCAATTGAGCGACCTCGTCTTGCACTTTGATCATTACCTCGGAGCCATTAGCGATCAATATGGCGCACTGGTATATGGCGTCATATTTGCCATCGTATTTTTAGAAATGGCGGTACTACCGTTATTTTTTCTTCCGGGAGACCCTTTACTCTTCATCAGCGGCACGTTTTGCGCTACCGGCACATTGCATGCTGGCGTACTGATACCACTATTATTTATCGCCGCTGTTACTGGCAGCACAATCAACTACTGGATCGGTCATGCGATCGGACAGAAAGTATTTGCCAAAAATTATAAATGGCTCAATCGTTCCGCGCTGCAAAAAACTCATACGTTTTATGAGAATCATGGCGGAGTTACCTTCATCATGTCGCCGTTCATTGCTGTGGTTCGTACCTTTGCACCGTTCATTGCCGGCGTTTCAAATATGACTTTTTCTAAATTTCAACTATTTAATATTGCAGGTGCTGCGATCTGGGTCATTTCGTTGGTGCTGGGTGGGTACTTTTTTGGCAATATCCCATTGATTCACAATCATCTTAACGCGATTGTTTTACTGGGCGTTGGTGCAGGAGTTGGTTCGCTGGTGATTGGCGGATTATGGAAGTTCATTAAAAACAACGGATCTGTCACTTAA
- the ispF gene encoding 2-C-methyl-D-erythritol 2,4-cyclodiphosphate synthase, which translates to MTEPSNRIEASAETPAFPPFRIGQGYDCHALVTGRKLIIGGVDIPHTTGLLGHSDADVLLHAITDALFGSAALGDIGRHFPDTDKQFAGADSRVLLREAVARLRKAGYQVGNLDATIIAQAPKMAPHIPSMVANIAADLQISIAQVNIKAKTNERLGYLGREEGIAAEAVVLVFRN; encoded by the coding sequence ATGACTGAACCATCGAACAGAATTGAAGCTTCCGCTGAAACACCTGCCTTTCCGCCATTCAGAATCGGCCAGGGATACGATTGCCATGCCTTAGTAACAGGGCGTAAATTGATTATTGGCGGTGTCGATATTCCACATACAACCGGTTTACTTGGGCATTCGGACGCGGATGTGTTGCTGCATGCAATTACGGATGCATTGTTTGGGTCAGCTGCTTTGGGAGATATTGGCCGCCATTTTCCAGATACCGACAAACAATTTGCCGGTGCGGATTCGCGCGTGCTCTTGCGTGAAGCGGTTGCACGTTTGCGCAAGGCCGGCTATCAGGTGGGCAATCTCGATGCGACCATCATCGCTCAAGCACCTAAAATGGCCCCTCACATACCCAGTATGGTTGCCAATATTGCCGCAGACTTACAAATCAGCATTGCCCAAGTCAATATCAAAGCAAAAACCAACGAGCGTCTTGGCTACCTTGGCAGGGAAGAGGGCATCGCCGCAGAGGCAGTGGTGCTGGTGTTTCGTAACTGA
- the ispD gene encoding 2-C-methyl-D-erythritol 4-phosphate cytidylyltransferase has product MTSVPKITTPTAPVTYFALIPAAGIGVRMGGAVPKQYLTVAGQTILRHTVQAFLASPPISHTYVVVSAEDVYVEEALAGLDKVSILRCGGATRRETVRNGLDAIESHNKLNGKIGGQDWVLVHDAARPGLTPALISKLIEQVGNHTTGGLLALPVVDTVKRVANGKVTTISRDGLWLAQTPQMFRHAALSAALDASFHAAVEITDESSAMEATGQVPILVEGHACNLKVTLPSDLTLLESYLISS; this is encoded by the coding sequence ATGACATCTGTCCCGAAAATTACAACACCAACGGCTCCAGTGACTTACTTTGCGCTAATCCCCGCCGCAGGTATTGGCGTCCGCATGGGTGGCGCTGTGCCTAAACAGTACCTGACCGTCGCCGGTCAAACCATTTTGCGTCACACGGTGCAGGCATTTTTGGCTTCACCGCCGATCAGCCACACCTATGTAGTGGTCAGCGCGGAAGATGTTTATGTGGAAGAGGCGCTGGCCGGACTGGATAAGGTCAGCATCCTGCGCTGTGGCGGTGCGACACGGCGTGAAACCGTGCGGAATGGACTCGATGCTATAGAGTCACATAACAAGCTCAATGGCAAAATCGGCGGACAAGATTGGGTACTGGTCCATGACGCGGCACGTCCGGGGTTGACGCCGGCTCTGATCAGCAAGTTGATTGAGCAAGTCGGCAACCATACAACCGGCGGTTTACTGGCGCTACCGGTGGTCGATACCGTCAAACGTGTGGCCAATGGCAAAGTCACGACGATTAGCCGAGACGGTTTGTGGCTGGCACAAACGCCGCAAATGTTTCGGCATGCTGCGCTGAGTGCTGCGTTAGATGCAAGCTTCCACGCCGCAGTCGAAATAACCGACGAATCCAGCGCGATGGAAGCTACCGGACAGGTTCCTATACTGGTAGAAGGACATGCCTGTAATCTGAAGGTGACCTTGCCGAGTGATCTGACTTTGCTTGAATCCTATCTGATTTCTTCTTAA